Proteins from one Cyclopterus lumpus isolate fCycLum1 chromosome 11, fCycLum1.pri, whole genome shotgun sequence genomic window:
- the ncdn gene encoding neurochondrin has translation MADGAEVALAVITQPPVIEEQEGGDGGGGSVRDAGGGLTDAQMEVLERCLHALRQAQNDSHTLAALLLITRLCPASKLDKPTLRRIFEAVGLNLPARLLVTAVKGNDNSGLPPQELLSLGTALLAALSTDPDMACHPQLLTTIPLLLGILANGPVTWGKPETQDQRQGGGVGPSSGGKVQSEEGSDTEEGQSSKQNADDGSDANRPSASLEGSPSSKLDEAVASDCYQVLTAVCALSRGPDQLLSRGAITALCQAVEHNQTFSRERGLALLGLLLSGKTKDKVWSKNPAELLTLLVRLSKDFCQATGQTQLDMCAQLAHFLPPVGVSVGSEELKGAVVRVWGALRPILQAKLTPRQIGPILVLGACLLDLCGWEPVGPPKFCCLLVNRACVEVRMGLEEPPGNELSPELQHTLTGCYRIMEAAIEQACCVGVSPTTEPPQSSIPSISLQQSRQILGVLEEAFSALMYHLQQVDPSRYGDPFIFATFRSLCSWLAEETSCLKEEVTGLLPFLVDYSRSHLQGESPEQGLSDWMTEVSPREEGGAWTGREALRYLLPALCHLSAEEGPRKVLLTLDTPALLVDFLSRCWTALKGKSGVASTRDPSMETACSALLNFTVTEPERVRKDRCFRTLEALLSEALPVLVHKPRLLVLAANYCTLGLMIGRLKAAPAGSVEAGQKRLFSAALRFLRSALDSGSSPGPVKVSPGWEESWDEAAELWRLCLQALGGCVRAQPWVATLVREEGWLKHTLATLSQCSALPDQHTQQALEEALCAMADQCPVCKKEIGDVMRTDEGALTRMRNLKKSVGVK, from the exons ATGGCTGACGGCGCCGAGGTTGCACTTGCCGTGATCACCCAGCCTCCTGTAAtagaggagcaggaaggaggagatggcgGAGGAGGCTCAGTGAGGGATGCAGGAGGCGGTTTGACTGATGCCCAGATGGAGGTGTTGGAGAGATGCCTCCATGCGCTCCGGCAGGCTCAGAATGACAGCCACACACTGGCTGCTCTCCTGCTG ATAACTCGCTTGTGCCCGGCAAGCAAGCTCGACAAACCCACCTTGAGGCGCATCTTCGAGGCCGTCGGCCTGAACCTTCCGGCTCGGCTTTTGGTGACGGCGGTCAAGGGGAACGACAACTCTGGCTTGCCCCCGCAGGAACTCCTCTCACTGGGCACAGCTCTGTTGGCTGCCCTGAGCACCGACCCGGACATGGCTTGCCATCCCCAGCTCCTCACCACCATCCCACTCCTGTTAGGCATTTTGGCAAACGGTCCTGTGACGTGGGGGAAACCGGAAACCCAGGACCAGCGCCAAGGCGGAGGGGTGGGGCCGAGTTCAGGTGGTAAAGTCCAGTCGGAGGAGGGTTCAGACACGGAAGAGGGCCAGTCAAGCAAGCAGAATGCTGATGACGGCAGTGACGCAAACAGACCTTCAGCATCCCTAGAAGGCTCCCCCTCCTCCAAGCTGGATGAGGCCGTGGCTTCTGACTGCTACCAGGTTCTCACAGCCGTGTGTGCCTTATCCAGAGGCCCCGACCAGCTGCTGAGCAGGGGTGCCATTACTGCCCTGTGCCAGGCAGTGGAACACAACCAGACTTTCAGCCGCGAAAGGGGGCTTGCCCTGCTGGGTCTCCTCCTCTCGGGTAAAACCAAGGACAAAGTGTGGAGTAAAAACCCAGCGGAACTCCTCACTCTGTTGGTGAGGCTCTCCAAAGACTTCTGTCAAGCCACAGGCCAGACCCAGCTGGACATGTGCGCCCAGTTGGCGCACTTTCTTCCCCCGGTGGGTGTGTCCGTAGGGAGTGAGGAGCTAAAGGGAGCCGTAGTCCGCGTGTGGGGGGCGTTGAGACCCATTCTGCAGGCTAAGTTGACTCCGCGACAGATCGGGCCGATCCTGGTCCTCGGGGCCTGCCTGCTGGATTTGTGCGGGTGGGAGCCGGTGGGGCCGCCGAAGTTCTGCTGCTTGCTGGTGAACCGGGCCTGCGTGGAGGTCAGAATGGGTTTGGAGGAGCCGCCTGGTAACGAACTGAGcccagagctgcagcacacactcacag GCTGTTACCGAATCATGGAGGCCGCTATAGAGCAAGCCTGCTGTGTGGGAGTTTCCCCGACCACTGAACCTCCTCAGAGCTCCATCCCTTCgatcagtctgcagcagagcaggcAGATCCTCGGGGTGTTGGAGGAGGCCTTCTCCGCTTTAATGTaccacctgcagcag GTGGACCCGAGTCGCTACGGTGACCCTTTTATCTTCGCCACGTTCCGCTCTCTGTGCTCATGGCTTGCCGaggagacttcctgtctgaaggAGGAGGTGACCGGGCTGCTGCCGTTCCTGGTTGACTACTCCCGGAGCCACCTGCAGGGCGAGAGCCCAGAGCAGGGTCTCTCTGACTGGATGACAGAGGTGTCCCCAAGAGAGGAGGGCGGGGCGTGGACGGGCAGAGAAGCGTTGAG GTACCTCCTCCCGGCTCTGTGTCACCTGTCTGCGGAAGAAGGTCCCAGGAAGGTGCTGCTCACCCTCGACACCCCGGCCCTGCTGGTAGACTTCCTGTCGCGGTGCTGGACCGCCCTTAAGGGGAAAAGTGGCGTGGCGTCCACCAGGGATCCCAGCATGGAGACAGCCTGCTCAGCGCTCCTCAACTTCACTGTCACGGAGCCAGAGAGAGTCAG GAAGGACCGGTGTTTCAGAACTCTGGAGGCCCTTCTGAGTGAGGCGCTTCCCGTTTTGGTGCACAAGCCCCGCCTGCTGGTCCTCGCAGCAAATTACTGCACGTTGGGACTCATGATCGGCAGACTCAAAGCGGCTCCTGCAG GCTCGGTTGAAGCCGGCCAAAAGCGCCTCTTCTCCGCAGCTCTCCGGTTCCTCCGCAGCGCCCTGGACTCCGGCTCCAGCCCCGGCCCGGTCAAGGTGAGCCCCGGCTGGGAGGAGAGCTGGGACGAGGCCGCGGAGCTCTGGAGGTTGTGCCTGCAGGCTCTGGGAGGCTGCGTGCGCGCTCAGCCCTGGGTCGCCACGCTGGTCAGAGAGGAAGGCTGGCTCAAGCACACGCTCGCCACGCTCAGTCAGTGCAGCGCTCTGCCCGATCAGCACACGCAGCAGGCGCTGGAGGAAGCTCTGTGCGCCATGGCCGACCAGTGCCCCGTCTGTAAGAAGGAGATCGGAGACGTGATGAGAACTGATGAAGGAGCTCTGACGCGCATGAGGAACCTGAAGAAGTCTGTGGGAGTGAAGTGA